TTTCTGCCAGCTTGAATTGGGTATTCTGAAATTGACTGACGGACCTTCCAAAGGCTTGACGGCTCTTCACGTATTCCATCGTAAGGGAAAACATTTCTTCCGAAGCCGTTTGGGCTGCAATCGCCACAATAAGACGTTCCTGCTGCAGCTTATTCATCAAATAGTGAAAGCCACTGCCTTCCTCCCCGATCAGGTTTTCTTTCGGTACCTTACAATCTTCAAAAATGAGTTCGGCTGTATCCTGACAGTGCAATCCGATTTTATCCAGCTTTCTCCCCCTGGAAAACCCCGGAGTATTCCTTTCAATCGCCAACAGGCTGACACCTTTATGAGGCGGTTTACTATGGGGATCCGTTTTAACAGCGACAATCACTAAATCACCATGAATACCATTTGTAATAAAAGTCTTTTGTCCATTAACAATATAATGATCTCCCTCTGAAAGCGCTGTCGTTTTGATGGCCGCTAAATCTGAACCCGTACCAGGCTCTGTCATGGCAATGGCTGTAATCATCTTTCCCCTCGCACATAAAGGAAGCCACTTCTTTTTCTGTTCATCTGTCCCATATTCCGAGATGTAGGGAACCACGATATCATTATGAAGCCCTATTCCAATCAAACCGGAACCCACTCTTTCCAATTCTTCATTAATGATGACAGAAAAGCCCCAATCAACTCCGCTTCCCCCATATTCCTCTTCAATGTCCGGGCAAAGAAACCCCTGGTTCCCCATCTTCTCCCAAAATGATCTGGGAACCATCCGGTTATTCTCCCACTCCTCATAATAAGGATAAGCTTCCTTTTGTAGAAATTTCCTCAGAGCCAGACGAAATATGCTGTGTTCTTCGGTTAAATAAGGATGTTTCATACGTCTCTCCCTCATTTCGAATTGGTGTATAAAGGATAGCGCTTTCATATATAAATGAATGAACATGCATTCACTAACTGGTTATTTAGGCTGCATCCTGATGGCTCCGTCCAAGCGGATCGTCTCTCCATTCAACATCGGGTTTTCAAGTATGCTTCTCACCAACTGAGCATATTCAGATGGATAACCAAGACGTTTAGGGAAAGGAACCGTGCTCCCAAGGGATTGTCTTGCCTCTTCTGGAAGGGTGTCAAACATAGGGGTATGGAATAATCCCGGTGCAATCGTCATGACCCTGATGCCGTCCCTTGCAAGTTCCCTTGCAATCGGCAGGGTCATTCCTACAACTCCTCCTTTTGATGCACTATACGCAGCCTGACCGATTTGACCGTCAAATGCGGCAACAGACGCAGTATTCACGATCACACCTTTTTCCCCATGCTCATTCGGTATGTTTTGCATCATCTTTTCTGCAGTCAACCGTATGACATTGAACGTACCGATCAAATTCACTTCAATTACTTTGGAAAATTTCTCAAGGGAATGGATACCTTTTCTCCCCACCACTTTTCCAGGAGGTGCGATACCTGCACAATTCACAACTGTATTGAATCCCCCGAAATCTTCCATGGCTCTATCAAGGGCCTCTTTTACACTTTTTTCATTTGTTACATCTGTTTCATGATAAAACATGGAGTCCCCATACTCTTTTTTTAACGTTGAGCTTCTCTCCCCATTGAGGTCAAGGATATAAACCTTTCCCCCTTCTTCCATGATTTTTCGTGCCGTGGCTTCTCCCAGTCCGGATGCTCCCCCCGTGATGACGGCAACAGAATCTTTCATCTCCACTCACATTCCCTCCAATCTGCCTGCTTATAGTTTTATTTTAGCGTTGGATGCAGGAAAAAGATATAAAGTTTTAAAAATTCCGTCTATTCACCAGAAGAGCAGGCGCCGATATACCAAACAGGCATGAATACACAAAAAAAACAGACTCACGAATGAGTCTGTTTTTGGATGTGTAAAGTTAGATTATGCTTTACGTACGTTAGCTGCTTGTGGTCCACGAGCACCTTGTTCAACGTCGAAAGATACTTCTTGACCTTCGTCAAGAGATTTGAAACCTTCACCTTGAATCGCTGAGAAGTGTACGAATACGTCGTCTCCACCTTCTACTTCGATGAATCCGAAACCTTTTTCTGCGTTAAACCATTTTACTTTACCATTTTCCATGTTTGTTGCCTCCTAAAGTGCGTTACACACAATATATTACTATTCTTGCGATATCAGGTGAAAACCAAATCTTGTTCTTCCCTCGTATACCGGACAAAAATAATTCTTCTATAGAATAACAGTAATGAAACAAATAAGCAAGTTCCTGAGGCGGAAGTTTTTAAAGTCAGACCTCTGACATAATTTGACTCCTCGATCTTATATCCGTATTCGGCACGAGGTGCATTCCACTTTTTAACATGAATGCGTTTCCTTTCTTCTTCCTTCTGGTCCTTTAGGTGGAACGTGATCCTTTTATCAAGTTTATCACTCATGGGACTCTAAAATGGAGGGTAAACTGTGGTATAATGATTAAATATGAAAGGGAGTGCCCAATGAAATCCACAAAAAATCGGTTCAGTAATGGTTCTATGGTTACGATCAAGGAAACAGGAGAAACAGTCACAATATTAAAATGGCAATACGTTAAGAACATGAAGCGATATTCTTATATCGTAAAGGAACATCCAGGCACATTTTATTTTGAAGAAGAGTTAGAACTGAACTAAATACAATCCTCATTACTAATATGATTTTGACAAGGACTCTTACCCGAATTCAGCAGAGTCCTTTTTCAATTCAATCTTTTAACGTCAAAAAAGGATGCATCTTATAAGATGCATCCTTTTTTCTATGTATGACCTGTGAGGGATTCGAACCCACGACCCCTTCCCTGTCAAGGAAGTGCTCTCCCACTGAGCTAACAAGTCGCGATGTAAGGTACATATTCTATTATAGTAAATTCTAAAGAATTGTCAATGGATTTTCATAAAGAAATTCACCTATTCCAGATTTTATGTATAAAAGAACATTCGTTCGCATACAATGTCAATACAATCATCTGAGAGGGGCTTCCATATGATGAGGTTATTAGAGCGATCGTTGATGGATCGATGTCCCATTGAAATCATTTACATGACTTCCGGGCAGAAGTGTTCGAAAAGGAGAATACTGGTGAAAAGAGTTGAAAAGGATTATATCACTGCTTATTGCTATTTCAGGAGAGATGTCCGCAACTTCAGGATTCATGACATCTTAGCTGCTTCTCCCATCCATTTTCATTCTGACCGGACGATATCAAGACGGGATTACAATAAATAAGAGGCTGTTAGCCCATGAATGGGGTAACAGCCTCTTATTGTGTTATGCCGTTGCTCTTGTTGGTGTTTTATCTTCTCTCTTAATAAAGAATTGCAGCGCAAGCATGATACCGAATAATACCAGACCAATAATGTCTGACATCCCCTCAGGATAAATCAGTAATAATCCGGCTGCTACGCAAAGGAAACGTTCTATGACGAACACTCGACGGTACCAATATCCGATCATACCTGCCCCGATCGCCATCATCCCCGTTACGGCCGTGAAGACGACCCAAAGTAATCTAGGAATGGTCGTATCGATCATTAACAGTTCAGGTGACAGGACGAACATATAGGGGATGATAAAGGCAGCGATGGCCAATTTAGCGGAATTGACCCCTGTCCGTATCGGCTCCCCTCCCGATACCCCGGCCGCGGCGAATGCAGCCAGCGCCACTGGAGGCGTGATATCAGCAATGATCCCGAAGTAAAACACGAATAAATGTGCCGCAAGCTCCGGTGCCCCTAATAGAATAATCGCAGGAGCAGCGATGGTGGAAGTTATGACATAGTTCGCCGTTGTCGGAGAACCCATGCCGAGTACGATCGACGCTATCATCGTGAAGATCAATGTTAGGATCAGCTTGCCTTCTGTTGTATTGGTCAGATCTGCAGCCAGGTCCACCAATCCATTTGCCAGGGTCAATCCTAACCCCGTTTTCGTTACAACACCTACGATCATACCGGCGGCAGCTGTCGCCACGGCTACAGACAAGGCAGTTCTGGCGCCGTCAACAAGGGCATCCACAGCATCCTTGAAACCGATCCTTGTATCTTTTCGTATGGCACTGATGACGATAGTGGCAACAATCGACCACAGTGCAGCACGCATGACACTCATCCCGCTTACCAACAGAATGATGACCGTCAGTATCGGAAGCAGCAGATAAATCTTTTTGAATACTTCTTTACGGTTGGGCATTTCTTCATCTGATAATCCACGAAGACCGATACGTTTCGCTTCAAAGTGAGTCATAATCCAAATCCCGGTAAAATACAGGACGGCAGGAATCGAGGCAGCTTTCGCAATATCCCAATAGGAAATCCCTCCGATAAACTCGACCATCAGGAATGCGGCAGCTCCCATGATCGGAGGCATCAGCTGACCACCTGTCGAAGCAGCAGCCTCTACTCCACCGGCAAACTCTTTACGGTACCCAAGCTTCTTCATCATAGGAATCGTGAAGGAACCCGAAGTCACGACGTTTGCGACCGAGCTTCCACTGATCGTCCCTTGAAGGGCACTGGAGAAAATGGCAACCTTTGCGGGCCCTCCTACACGTTTCCCGGCAATGGATACGGCCAAATCATTAAAGTATTGTCCGACGCCGGTTTTCACCAGGAACGCCCCGAACAATAAGAACAGGAAGATGAAGGTCGCTGATACATATAGGGGAGTACCCAGGATCCCTTCACTTGTAAAGAACATCGTTTTAACGATATCATCCCAGTCATATCCTCTATGGGCAAGGAATCCAGGCATCAATCTGCCATAATACATATACAGGATGAACGCAGAAGCAATGATGGTGATCGGTAACCCCACTGCACGACGGGTTGCTTCAAGTACAAGGATCATAGCAGCGAAACCGACATAGAAATCAAGGGAGGTCATCAATCCCACCCGGCTGACGATATCATCCTGCATGATCGGCCAATAAGCACCGATCCCAATCGAAATGACTGAAAGAACGACGTCATACCAGGCGATCTTATCCTTCTTCAGATTCTTCTTCCGGGCAGGGAATAAGAGGAACACTAAAGAAAGAGCGAACCCTAAGTGAATGGATAACAATAATTGCCTAGGGATGAATTGAAAGATCGATGCTACTAATTGAAATAGTGAAAATGCCAATAATCCGAAGAATATGATCCATTTGAATATCCCATGATGGAATTTTCTTGTAGATGATTCTGGATCGTATTTCTCTAGTAACTCTTGTTGTTGTTCTGCAGTCAATGATTCAAATTCTTTATCTTTTTCCAACTACAGTCACTCCTTTCCACTGATCATAAAGTGATTGTTTCATTATCTGAACCCGAACGACGGAGCCTTTATCAAAATAGTCGGCTAAAGGATATTCCTTTCCGTTTATCACAAGGCGGTGATTGGCGACGACCTGTCCGATCCGGATATCAATGAATGGGAACACTTTATCCATATTAGAAATTAAATATTTGCCTTCCTTCGTCACTTCAAAGGTTTCATTTCCCTCTGCATTGGCCGGCATCCCAATGGCAGTATCTTCATAGAGTAATTGGGTTTGTTGAATTTGATTGGAAGATGTTTGATGGTAAAATTCCTCTACTTCTGATAGATGAATAGAGTGTGTATAGCGAACCGAAAAGGAATGATCCTCCGGAAGTCCGAAAAGGACCGGGTCCCCCGTTGTACTTCTCGGTTCTATCACTAAAAAAGTTTGCAAGGGTATAAAAAGGATGATTCCAACACAAAGAATAAGGAGAATCGCACCCATGAATGAAAATTTCTTCATCAAGAATTCCCCACCATTCCATTTATTGTCCGTTTTGCTAGAGGCTTGGAATTAGCTTAAACCAAAACAAAAGAATAGACCGTATTAGCGGCCTATCCCTTCGTCCATCTTCTGGTGTGAAACTATTCCATTGAAATTCCTTTTTCATCAAAGTATTTCTTTGCACCAGGATGTAATTCGATTCCCATACCTTTAAGTCCATCTTCAGCTTTGATCAGCTTACCTTTGGCGTGGGTGATTTTATCCGTGTTTTCAAAAATGGCTTTTGTCACATCGTAGATGACATCTTCAGAAATGTCAGCGTTCGTCACAAGCATGGCACGAACGGCAACCGTTGTCACTGCGTCATCCACTTTACTGTATGTTCCAGCCGGGATTTCATCCTCTGAGTAGTAAGGATACTTCTCGATCAATTCGCTGACTTTATCTGACTCAACAGGTACGATTGCGATGTCTTCTGTTGCAGCCAGACCTTCAACCGCTCCAGTCGGAGTACCTGATGTGATGAATGCCGCATCGATGGTACCATCCTGGATCCCTGTCGTTGAATCATCAAATGATAGATTACGAGCTTCTAAGTCTTCCAGCTTGATCCCATGAACCTCAAGGATTTGAGTGGCATTCAGTAAAGTACCAGATCCAGCTTCACCTACAGAAACGACTTTCCCTTTTAGATCTTCAACTGATTTGATACCTGAATCCTTTGTTGTAACGATCTGGATTGTTTCTGGATAAAGTGTCGCAATACCTCTTGCGTTCTCTACCTTGTTGTCCTTGAACATTTCTGTACCTTCAGACGCATAAGATGCAATATCCGTTTGCGTAAAAGCGATTTCAGTTTTACCGTCTTTCACAGCGGCCATATTTTCAGCAGATGCACCTGAAGTGGATGCTGAGGACTTGATTCCGGTTTCATCTTCGATAATCTTAGCGAATGTTCCGCCCAACGGGTAATATGTACCCCCTGTACCACCTGTAGCAATTCCAATGAAGTCAACCTCTTTGTTACCTTCACCATCAGATGATGAACCTCCACCTGATCCACCGCCACATGCAGCAAGAACGACAGATAGAACTAGAAGTAGTGCAGTGCTTAGAAATAAACTGCGTTTTTTCATATTCTAATCCCCCCTATTAAATTTTGTACGTTAACGAAATAATTGTAACACAATCTGTAACAATCTTGTCAAATCAAATACATAAACTTTTAACATTTTTCATAAAAAACCCTTTTATACAATAACCATGTCATACAGTTCCCTTTATCCCGAACCTCGAGATGTATAGGAAATGTATAAAGCGGTTACAGGAATTACCTCCCTTTTCACCTGCCATGTATATTTGTCCACACAAAAAGGACTGAAGAGCTAACTCTTTCTTCAGTCCCCCGCTGTTATATATCAGATAGTATTTCAGCCAATCAATTCCTCGTCCTCGAACTTCAACTTATCTTCTTCGGAAATATTTTCTTCCATGTCCCTCTGAGTATGGGCTATCCTTGAAGATGCATTTGCAGCGATGCTTGCTACGATATCATCTAAAAAGGTATGTACACCATTCCCTTTTTTCGTATCCAGCTCCCTGATGATGCCAATTTTATTCTTATCCAGATGGCCGAATGTGGTGACGGCAATGCTTCCATAGCCTAAAGCAGCCCCCAGTGCAATGGTCTCGTCGACTCCAAACAGTCCTTCATCCATTTCTACAATCGATTGAAGGGGTTCAGAAAGCTTCTTCTCTTCAGCAAGCTGATCCAGCTCCACCCCTACCAAAATGGCATGCTGAATCTCCCTTTTTAATAAAACTCTCTTCACACTATCAATACAATCATCCATCGTAAGATCATGATTATATGGATACTGCATTTCAAAGACGATCTCGGCTATATCTTCTATCCTCACTCCCCGATCTTTCAATCTTTGGAGTGCAGCTTTGGTTACATCTCTTGAATGGACAGGTTTATTCATTGTTATTCCCCTTTCTAAACAGGCATGATTGTATAAAAATTATAACACTCTTTTGAATTTTCGTATTGCAAACCGCTTTTGGGAATTATGAAAGAGATTATGGTACAATCTTTCTGTAAACGTTAACAATCATTCTAGGAGGCTATCGTCATGACAACTGTAAGAGGAACTGTAACCGAATTAAACCTCTTTAGTAAAGAATTAAACGAAGAGATGAAGATGCTGGTTTATTTACCGGCAACCTACTCTCCCCTTTATAAATACACCCTTCTCATTGCTCAGGATGGCAAAGATTACTTCCAGCTGGGAAGGATTCCGCGACTCGCGGATGAATTGCTTTCAAACAAGGAAATCGAAAATATGATCATTGTGGGGGTTTCATATAAAGACGTAGAGGATCGCAGACGGAAATATCATCCCCACGGTGAGGAAAACGATGCGTATATCCGCTTTCTGGCACATGAACTGGTCCCTTATTTAGATGAGCATTACCCAACTTATCATATGGGGATGGGACGTGCCCTTATCGGAGATTCATTGGGGGCGACCGTCTCTTTGATGACTGCTTTGAAATACCCGAACACATTCGGCAAGGTTCTCCTTCAATCTCCTTTCGTCAATGAAAAAGTCCTTGATGCCGTGGAAGATTTCACACAGCCTCATCTGTTAAGCATTTACCATATAATAGGGTTGCAGGAAACCGAAGTGAAGACGACAGATGGCAAAGTAAAGGATTTCTTAAAACCAAACCGTCAGCTTCATGAAACATTCGATCAAAAAGGATTCAGTTCCTTTTACGATGAATTCGACGGGGACCATACATGGAAGCATTGGCAGCCTGATTTAAAACGTGCATTGAAGCTAATGTTTTAGCTGATCTAAAAGGCAAGGGGTTCCTCCCTTGTCTCTTTAGATCAGCCGTAAGCTTCAGTAATCATCCCATTGCTCTTTCGTTCGCCCTATATTAAATTTTTGAAAAATTTGCTATACTATACATATGACAATGATAGTTAAATAGAGGAGGATTGAAGAAAATGAATTATGGTATAGTCATTTTCCCATCGAAAAAGCTTCAAGATATCGCGAACTCTTATAGGAAACGCTATGATCCTCATTATGCATTGGTTCCGCCACATTTGACATTGAAAAATGTCTTTAGTGCAGACGACGATCAAATTAAAGATATCGCAGGAAAGCTTTCCGTGATTTCAAAGAAATACGATCCATTTAATTTAAAGGTGTACAAAGTAAGTTCCTTTCAACCTGTAAACAATGTGATTTATTTCAAGGTCGAGTCAAAACCTGAACTTCAGGGGTTGCACGATGACATGCATAACCAAAACTTCATGGGTGACGAACCGGAATTCGCTTTCGTCCCTCACATCACGATTGCCCAGAAGCTTTCGAATGATGAGCATTCGGATATTTTCGGATCATTGAGCATGCTGGGCATCGATCATGAGGAAATCATCGACCGCTTCCACTTGCTTTATCAGTTAGAGAACGGCTCCTGGACCGTGTACGAAACGTTCCGATTAGGGAAGGAACAGTAAACGGTGATTGTCGAAGTTGCCAAGACAGAGGATCAGATCCAAGAGGTATTCCATATACGAAAGACGGTCTTTGTAGTGGAACAGCAGGTTCCCCTGGAAGAAGAAATCGATGAGTATGAAAACGACTCCACTCATTTCGTTCTCTATGAGGATAACAAGGCGGTCGGGGCAGGACGATTTCGCATTCTCGATGGAGTCGGAAAAGTGGAAAGGGTCTGTATCCTTAAATCCACCAGGGGGAAAGGTGCCGGACGTGAATTGATGCTCGCCATTGAGGAATATGCGAAGCGGCAGCCTTTATCACAATTGAAATTAAATGCCCAAACCTATGCCATCCCTTTTTACGAAGGATTAGGGTATCAGGTTACTTCCGAGGAATTCCTCGATGCCGGCATCCCTCATAAAACAATGAAAAAAACCATCTGAATAGAACAGAGAGTCCAGTTTCAGGCCTGGATTCTCTGTTCTTTTTTGTTTATCCCTTCGTATATTCACCACCCATCCCGGCGATAATGGTGAAAGGTATGGAAAGGGGGATCATCATGGAAATCAAGTCCATTGCCATTGAATTAATCGTCGGATATTTTGCACTACTCATTTTGACAAAAATCCTCGGAAAAACACAAATCACGCAAATATCAGCCTTTGACTTCATTTCCGCTTTAATTCTTGGTGAGCTCGTGGGAAACTCCCTTTATGATGGGAAAACAACCGTATACCAAATTCTTGCTGCCATTTCGATTTGGGGGAGTCTGATCTTCATTACTGAATTCTTCACTCAAAAATCAAGGCGGTTCCGCCATATGCTCGAGGGGACCCCTTCATTGATCATCAATAAAGGACATATCAATTTTAAAGAACTCAAAAAAAATCATCTGGATTTGAATCAGCTTCAGCATTTACTCCGGGCAAAGGATGTATTTTCTGTCAGGGAATGTGAATATGCCCTTCTTGAATCAGACGGAACGTTGAGCGTCATCCGTAAGCCGCTATATGACATGGTTCAACGACAGGATCTTCAACTCCCAATCAAGGCAGCCACCCTCCCTCTTGCCTTTATCGTAGATGGTGAAATTGTCTATGATAACTTAACCCTTGCCGGGCAAGAAGATACTTGGTTATTGAATGAAATAAAAAAACAAGGCTTCCACTCCTCCAAAGACGTGCTTTACGCAGAATGGGAAGATGGAAAAACCTTGTTGGTTCAAGGATACTAACGGGGTTTAATAATCAGTTCATTGTGTTGAATCAAAAAGGAGAGAAGTTTCTTCCGTTCAAGACTTGTGAGGTAGGCCGTGACCGATGTTCTGAATAGCAGCCACTGCCCCACATTCGAGACGTTGATACTATGTAATTCTAAGTATTCCCTCATGATATGATCAAATGTCTTACCGCCAGGGCTTGTATTTATCACATCTAAAAGGGAGTTCATTCTTTCTTCATGAAGTTCGATATTATTCTTCACCGTTTGAGAGATGTCTTCTTCGAACCGGCCATGACCCGGGATCGCTCCTTTACAGGATATGTGAAGGAGTCTTTCTAACGATTCCAATGTAAGGTCTGCATCCACAATAAAGGGGATCACATGCTTCTTTAACGTCTCACTTCCAAAATAACTGTCCGCTGCATATAAAATACCATCAACCAGAAGACCTGCCTGACTATGCGAATGCCCTGGTAAATCAATGACCTCAAAAATAAACGGACCAATGATATTTTCTCCTATTAATAGTTCTCCATCCACCTCGACTGCCTGTCCCTCAAGAAATTTATTCCTTAAGTCACTTATTGGAACAGCCCCATTGAACAAATAGATGGGTTCTAAAATGGAATTCTCAATAATCGCTTTTTCAAATTTCAGGGCAAACAATGGAATATCATATTTACTCTTAAGATACCTGGCACCGCCAAAATGATCGGCGTGGGCATGGGTGATCACGCAATAATCGAGGGGAAGTCCCTCTCCGTCCAATATCCTCTTCATCTTCTTCACTGCCGAATCATCCAATCCGCTATCGATTAAAAGCCCCTTTCCATCTTTTACACAATATCCGATCGTAACCGCACCGGTAAATGCAAAGCAATGTTCTGTGAATTTCTCTAGTTTCAAGTCAATACCCCCATAGAAATCGGTTCACTACACATATTCGTTAAAGTGTTTTCCTTTTCCTGTGAGCTGTGCTAATAAATTGGAGGGGATGGATGATTTTCTAAGGTTCTCGTATGGAGCCTTTCCCTGAATGGAAGGCTGAACATGATCGCCTGCTCCTTCTGGGTGTGCCTGTGATTTATTTTTCAGTGGTTTAATTGGTTGTATGGGGAAAAAATTGAAGTGGTGTCGATCAACTTTGATATCTCTTTCCTGATACTGTTTGTACTGATAGTGAGGAATCGGCGCAATATATCCCATTTTTATGACCTCCTTGGTTTTATTTACCCAATTTCAGATTGTTAAAAACGCACTCACGCTTACCTACCTGTCTCTTTAATACTTCCTATAAAAAAGAAAGAAGAATTAACATAAAATACGTGGCTTCACGTTGTTTTATGTCCATTCTCCTTGAGTTTGATTCCTTCTTTATTTTTTCCCCTTGTTTAACATGTTGGAGATTGTTCCGAAGTCCAATTGCTTCCCGTCGTTCACGATCGATTGGACAATTTTATCTTCCATTTCCTTGTTTACAGGTTTATTGGCGATTTTAGATACACGTTTGATGACGCTTCTAACCGTTGCTTCATCTTTGAAATTTGCATTTTGTAAAGAGTTCGCAAGCTCTAACACTTCGTTCATGTTAACGCCTGTCTTCTTCTCTAAATTCTTAAAAAAGTTATTATTCATTTCCATCACGCCTCCTTTTAACTATAAGCATCATATGTAAAAAACCCAGGAGCGTGAATTGAATATATAAATAATTTGAATTGATGTATTCTTTTTTGTACAAAACAAAAAGACAAAATCTCTCCAATGAGGATTCTGCCTTTTGTACCCCTTTCTAACAGAAACTTGCTCCAACGATAATCAAGAGAATGAAAAGCACAACGATCAATACAAACGTTGAGCCATAACCGCCGCCATATCCACAGCCGGCACCATATCCACAGCCACCGTATCCATATCCATACATATAAATTCACCTCTCTTTTACCTTTAGTCTCTTATAACATATGTACTAAGAGGGGAGAACGTATGGGCTTTTGGATATTTTATTGTGTGTTTGTCCAATCGTACAGATCAAAGGTCAGGTTGCCTTCAGAATCCAATTGTGCCAGAAAGACGGACTCCACCGTCAGTTTCCGTTTAGACAACTCCCGAACCAACCATGGCAAGGGAAAACCCACTTCAGCCAGGGCTTTTTGATCGATTTTCCCATCTGTGATCACGGCTTGAGGCGGGGTGGATTTTTGTGATATATCAAATACATCTTCTCTTACAAGGGGTTGTTTTTCTTTCTTCAACAAAACACTTAAATCACCGTTCGTGTCAAGGGATGCAAATTCCACATCTGCAACGCGGAACACATCCTTTTTCCGTAGTTGTTCAAGCATTTCATCAACGGAATACTTCTCCTTCTTCAACGCTTTTTCATCAATATTTCCATCCTTTATGAATACCGTAGGCTTGCCTTCAGCAAACCTCCTAAAGCGAATGCTCTTCAAGGACAGGAAAGAAAACAGGAGGGGAAATGCAAACCATAATAAGATACTCATCAGCCCTTCACTCAAGGGCAGGTTCAAATCCATTGAAAGAGTCCCTGCAATG
The DNA window shown above is from Rossellomorea vietnamensis and carries:
- a CDS encoding acyl-CoA dehydrogenase family protein; translated protein: MKHPYLTEEHSIFRLALRKFLQKEAYPYYEEWENNRMVPRSFWEKMGNQGFLCPDIEEEYGGSGVDWGFSVIINEELERVGSGLIGIGLHNDIVVPYISEYGTDEQKKKWLPLCARGKMITAIAMTEPGTGSDLAAIKTTALSEGDHYIVNGQKTFITNGIHGDLVIVAVKTDPHSKPPHKGVSLLAIERNTPGFSRGRKLDKIGLHCQDTAELIFEDCKVPKENLIGEEGSGFHYLMNKLQQERLIVAIAAQTASEEMFSLTMEYVKSRQAFGRSVSQFQNTQFKLAEMATDIEMGRAFLDGLIAEHMHGKDVVTKVSMAKYKLTEMARHIATECMQLHGGYGYMEEYPIARRYRDIPVASIYAGTNEIMKVIIAKNLGL
- a CDS encoding 3-hydroxyacyl-CoA dehydrogenase gives rise to the protein MEMKDSVAVITGGASGLGEATARKIMEEGGKVYILDLNGERSSTLKKEYGDSMFYHETDVTNEKSVKEALDRAMEDFGGFNTVVNCAGIAPPGKVVGRKGIHSLEKFSKVIEVNLIGTFNVIRLTAEKMMQNIPNEHGEKGVIVNTASVAAFDGQIGQAAYSASKGGVVGMTLPIARELARDGIRVMTIAPGLFHTPMFDTLPEEARQSLGSTVPFPKRLGYPSEYAQLVRSILENPMLNGETIRLDGAIRMQPK
- a CDS encoding cold-shock protein; its protein translation is MENGKVKWFNAEKGFGFIEVEGGDDVFVHFSAIQGEGFKSLDEGQEVSFDVEQGARGPQAANVRKA
- a CDS encoding WYL domain-containing protein → MMRLLERSLMDRCPIEIIYMTSGQKCSKRRILVKRVEKDYITAYCYFRRDVRNFRIHDILAASPIHFHSDRTISRRDYNK
- a CDS encoding TRAP transporter permease, with product MEKDKEFESLTAEQQQELLEKYDPESSTRKFHHGIFKWIIFFGLLAFSLFQLVASIFQFIPRQLLLSIHLGFALSLVFLLFPARKKNLKKDKIAWYDVVLSVISIGIGAYWPIMQDDIVSRVGLMTSLDFYVGFAAMILVLEATRRAVGLPITIIASAFILYMYYGRLMPGFLAHRGYDWDDIVKTMFFTSEGILGTPLYVSATFIFLFLLFGAFLVKTGVGQYFNDLAVSIAGKRVGGPAKVAIFSSALQGTISGSSVANVVTSGSFTIPMMKKLGYRKEFAGGVEAAASTGGQLMPPIMGAAAFLMVEFIGGISYWDIAKAASIPAVLYFTGIWIMTHFEAKRIGLRGLSDEEMPNRKEVFKKIYLLLPILTVIILLVSGMSVMRAALWSIVATIVISAIRKDTRIGFKDAVDALVDGARTALSVAVATAAAGMIVGVVTKTGLGLTLANGLVDLAADLTNTTEGKLILTLIFTMIASIVLGMGSPTTANYVITSTIAAPAIILLGAPELAAHLFVFYFGIIADITPPVALAAFAAAGVSGGEPIRTGVNSAKLAIAAFIIPYMFVLSPELLMIDTTIPRLLWVVFTAVTGMMAIGAGMIGYWYRRVFVIERFLCVAAGLLLIYPEGMSDIIGLVLFGIMLALQFFIKREDKTPTRATA
- a CDS encoding DUF1850 domain-containing protein, whose translation is MKKFSFMGAILLILCVGIILFIPLQTFLVIEPRSTTGDPVLFGLPEDHSFSVRYTHSIHLSEVEEFYHQTSSNQIQQTQLLYEDTAIGMPANAEGNETFEVTKEGKYLISNMDKVFPFIDIRIGQVVANHRLVINGKEYPLADYFDKGSVVRVQIMKQSLYDQWKGVTVVGKR
- a CDS encoding TAXI family TRAP transporter solute-binding subunit gives rise to the protein MKKRSLFLSTALLLVLSVVLAACGGGSGGGSSSDGEGNKEVDFIGIATGGTGGTYYPLGGTFAKIIEDETGIKSSASTSGASAENMAAVKDGKTEIAFTQTDIASYASEGTEMFKDNKVENARGIATLYPETIQIVTTKDSGIKSVEDLKGKVVSVGEAGSGTLLNATQILEVHGIKLEDLEARNLSFDDSTTGIQDGTIDAAFITSGTPTGAVEGLAATEDIAIVPVESDKVSELIEKYPYYSEDEIPAGTYSKVDDAVTTVAVRAMLVTNADISEDVIYDVTKAIFENTDKITHAKGKLIKAEDGLKGMGIELHPGAKKYFDEKGISME
- a CDS encoding phosphatidylglycerophosphatase A, giving the protein MNKPVHSRDVTKAALQRLKDRGVRIEDIAEIVFEMQYPYNHDLTMDDCIDSVKRVLLKREIQHAILVGVELDQLAEEKKLSEPLQSIVEMDEGLFGVDETIALGAALGYGSIAVTTFGHLDKNKIGIIRELDTKKGNGVHTFLDDIVASIAANASSRIAHTQRDMEENISEEDKLKFEDEELIG
- a CDS encoding alpha/beta hydrolase, with amino-acid sequence MTTVRGTVTELNLFSKELNEEMKMLVYLPATYSPLYKYTLLIAQDGKDYFQLGRIPRLADELLSNKEIENMIIVGVSYKDVEDRRRKYHPHGEENDAYIRFLAHELVPYLDEHYPTYHMGMGRALIGDSLGATVSLMTALKYPNTFGKVLLQSPFVNEKVLDAVEDFTQPHLLSIYHIIGLQETEVKTTDGKVKDFLKPNRQLHETFDQKGFSSFYDEFDGDHTWKHWQPDLKRALKLMF